The Rhizoctonia solani chromosome 14, complete sequence genome has a segment encoding these proteins:
- a CDS encoding exopolyphosphatase, with product MSALSKFFANNKISFLDDLNSTRGEGWTIVMGNPAGDLDSCASALAHSYLSTILDHKRTIALIQTPRSDLKLRPENLLAFKYARLDKDNSDLFTMDDLTSAIKLEELRSSYALVDDNVLSSKFPNDPAADRVNAIFDHHTNAGAHPNANPRIIHPAGSCASIVTNYFQPRFPPSPAPGDAITDVSSLLLSAIMIDTSGLKDNGKTTPHDTTAAEYLYPRTPFGAPTIAGGEPNKEHMSLSDLATLLVDAKRDVANLSGEELLKRDYKPFHWKNSKGEAVHVGLSTVPMGLKHWIERDGQKKFWEDQEAYIKKEKLDILGVLTTFRTRNKNKHKREMLLVFPQGEGVADAPTGLELQLYTGIESNPELGAEPKDIPGIENRRARAWEQTQKQATRKQIAPAIQAIIEAS from the exons CCGGGGTGAAGGATGGACAATTGTCATGGGCAATCCAGCTGGAG ATCTCGACTCGTGTGCCAGTGCTCTCGCCCATTCATATCTCTCCACCATCCTCGACCACAAACGCACCATAGCTCTCATCCAGACCCCGCGCTCAGACCTCAAACTCCGCCCCGAAAACCTTCTTGCATTCAAATATGCTCGTCTCGACAAGGACAACAGTGATTTGTTCACCATGGACGACTTGACCAGTGCGATCAAGCTCGAGGAACTGCGGTCTTCCTACGCCCTCGTAGACGACAACGTGCTCTCGTCCAAGTTCCCAAATGACCCCGCTGCCGACCGAGTCAACGCCATCTTTGACCATCATACAAACGCGGGCGCCCATCCCAATGCAAACCCTCGAATTATTCATCCGGCAGGATCGTGTGCCTCGATCGTCACTAACTATTTTCAACCCCGGTTTCCTCCGTCCCCTGCGCCCGGAGACGCAATCACAGACGTCTCTTCGCTCTTGTTGTCCGCTATCATGATCGACACGAGCGGACTCAAGGATAACGGCAAGACCACGCCACATGATACGACCGCCGCGGAATACCTCTACCCTCGTACGCCGTTTGGCGCTCCAACCATCGCTGGAGGGGAGCCCAACAAGGAGCACATGTCATTGTCGGACCTGGCCACACTCCTCGTTGATGCAAAGCGAGATGTTGCCAATTTGTCAGGGGAAGAACTCCTTAAACGGGACTACAAACCATTCCACTGGAAGAACTCAAAGGGCGAGGCTGTCCACGTCGGGTTATCTACCGTTCCCATGGGCTTGAAGCACTGGATCGAACGCGACGGACAGAAAAAGTTTTGGGAAGACCAAGAAGCGTACATCAAGAAGGAAAAACTCGACATCTTGGGCGTGCTCACCACTTTCCGGACTCGGAACAAGAACAAGCACAAGCGGGAGATGCTACTCGTCTTTCCTCAGGGCGAAGGGGTAGCTGATGCTCCGACCGGATTGGAACTACAGTTGTATACTGGCATAGAGAGTAACCCAGAATTGGGCGCGGAACCAAAGGATATACCCGGAATTGAGAATCGGAGGGCGAGGGCCTGGGAGCAAACACAGAAACAGGCGACCAGGAAGCAGATTGCACCCGCTATTCAAGCCATCATCGAGGCCAGCTAA
- a CDS encoding Transposase family Tnp2 protein, giving the protein MHWSYQWIPPAPSILLWTPARFVASALTAPCRHSTLYQFEYQVGVYLELLEHFTTFSTLGKTSGYRYYSVLKRLSHTGFPGQRAGAVYRKEGDPETSGSLAIPCIACPRPGVNFNIDDVPLEERMFFMFWFSFDGNFRNLRKAKKVDKDDMCFTDGLMYFVAHGLYQEWLKTEANKEPSTDKSRPECDNHKAALDRFVRWAGLDVTGVGACTCARHSSFMPQGLVDFFKGERFAYGDYAIASAIARLLRLGPLEFGMTYDIWCHWSPKFQERATKFPAHLALPSDLKLIGGVPKFHIQGHTEKCRVLHSLNYKSFVGRLEGEGCERAWAFLNETAGSTSEKSPGARWDSINYIILDWNFEKNITMATFLIGKFRGALKSYHGQKAVFTELDQSLPSQLTIHWRKESIEPYKDTNGRWTSPFFGSYDWGQSLQEVLQQENEREEKEEWLAETETTKRGLTRWINKGIDLENTMDKLQYDTSNQKQEGTPRQQNLLNERRERLLSRINAHHQEREQYLGSLETPITKSGSRAPKVEARLQRAVCEDALRTIKNLLGAKHFALQHKRKNAVGEKASTRMEVAMRDLQSKVQRAHRRYNRSCAALLRLDLASTDQETYKLLESNQLRMLSDYLENVSTSLGQKGHAIPWFWRSQAAMNDEQWQIDALKVEWFRARQRYIQWEEELKFLKREMVMALNGFQYERREWESKSLQPGLASGMAEYARQKADFYEQLSVDLYNQCDEHVKRRWFFGSLGKKDGFKEYNSEVNPAGVVTWHYCKQKSDEKQLGGGGDEDKEIEMDWDETPPSKQHRGSPNTTEQSISPGTNKRKRATQQTQAALRGSERLTTPLGSPVRTSRVRFSPPQAELANQSPRSPNKRAVTPYLSPKRQDLLPAHWERELESPTQLDNNDK; this is encoded by the exons ATGCATTGGTCATACCAATGGATTCCACCAGCTCCGAGTATCCTACTGTGGACACCAGCCAGATTCGTTGCATCCGCTCTTACTGCTCCGTGCCGGCATTCTACCTTGTACCAATTTGAATACCAAGTCGGCGTTTACCTTGAGCTACTTGAACATTTCACAACATTCTCAACCCTTGGAAAAACTTCTGGATATCGCTATTACTCTGTACTAAAGCGACTTTCGCACACCGGGTTTCCTGGACAA CGAGCGGGGGCAGTATATCGTAAGGAAGGCGACCCTGAAACTAGCGGTAGTCTGGCCATCCCTTGTATCGCTTGTCCTCGGCCCGGGGTCAACTTCAATATTGACGATGTTCCACTGGAGGAGAG GATGTTTTTTATGTTTTGGTTTTCTTTCGATGGAAACTTCCGAAACTTGCGGAAGGCCAAGAAGGTCGATAAGGACGACATGTGCTTCACAGATGGACTGATGTATTTTGTTGCTCATGGGTTATACCAAGAATGGTTGAAAACCGAGGCTAACAAGGAACCCAGTACC GACAAAAGTCGTCCAGAATGTGATAATCATAAGGCGGCGCTGGACAGATTCGTGCGATGGGCGGGGCTTGACGTGACTGGGGTAGGCGCATGTACCTGCGCGCGCCATAGTTCATTTATGCCTCAAGGACTTGTCGATTTCTTTAAAGGGGAACG CTTTGCTTATGGTGATTATGCCATTGCATCAGCCATTGCACGGTTGCTCAGGCTTGGGCCACTTGAATTTGGAATGACCTACGATATTTGGTGTCACTGGTCACCTAAGTTTCAGGAGCGAGCCACTAAATTTCCGGCACATCTGGCCCTCCCCAGCGACTTGAAACTTATCGGAGGGGTCCCGAAGTTTCACATTCAAGGACATACAGAGAAATGTCGTGTATTACACTCCCTGAACTACAAGTCATTTGTAGGGAGACTAGAGGGGGAGGGTTGCGAACGCGCATGGGCGTTTCTGAATGAGACCGCAGGAAGTACGTCCGAAAAAAGTCCTGGCGCACGGTGGGATTCAATCAATTACATTATTCTCGATTGGAATTTTGAAAAGAATATAACTATGG CCACGTTCCTAATTGGGAAGTTTCGTGGCGCGCTGAAGTCTTACCATGGGCAGAAAGCTGTTTTTACCGAACTCGACCAATCTTTACCTAGTCAGTTGACCATTCACTGGAGAAAAGAGTCGATTGAGCCGTATAAGGATACAAACGGGCGGTGGACCAGCCCCTTTTTTGGCTCATATGATTGGG GTCAGAGTCTACAGGAGGTTCTTCAGCAAGAAAATGAGCGTGAGGAAAAGGAGGAGTGGCTGGCTGAAACTGAAACCACAAAACGAGGACTGACAAGGTGGATAAATAAAGGTATTGATCTGGAGAATACAAT GGATAAGTTACAATATGACACATCAAATCAGAAGCAAGAAGGCACGCCCCGCCAGCAGAACCTCCTCAACGAGCGCCGTGAACGACTTTTATCGCGCATTAACGCCCACCACCAGGAGCGCGAGCAGTACCTTGGGTCATTGGAGACCCCGATCACCAAGAGCGGGAGCAGA GCACCAAAAGTAGAGGCGCGACTCCAACGGGCTGTATGCGAGGACGCACTTCGTACGATCAAGAACCTGTTAGGAGCAAAGCACTTTGCGCTTCAACACAAACGCAAGAACGCTGTTGGAGAGAAAGCTTCAACGCGTATGGAAGTAGCAATGCGGGACTTACAGTCCAAAGTTCAAAGAGCTCATCGCCGGTACAATCGCTCTTGTGCGGCCCTCCTCCGCCTCGATCTCGCATCTACTGACCAAGAAACGTACAAATTGCTCGAGTCGAACCAGTTGCGTATGCTTAGTGATTACTTAGAGAATGTATCGACTAGCTTAGGCCAGAAGGGTCATGCCATCCCATGGTTTTGGCGCTCGCAGGCGGCGATGAATGATGAACAATGGCAGATAGATG CTCTCAAAGTCGAGTGGTTTAGAGCACGACAACGGTACATTCAATGGGAAGAAGAGCTGAAATTTCTCAAACGAGAGATGGTAATGGCGCTAAACGGATTTCAATATGAACGGCGTGAGTGGGAGTCCAAGTCCTTGCAGCCGGGCCTTGCCTCAGGAATGGCAGAATACGCACGTCAAAAAGCCGACTTTTACGAACAGCTATCAGTTGACCTGTACAACCAATGCGATGAACATGTCAAG AGACGATGGTTTTTTGGCAGTCTGGgcaagaaggatggttttAAGGAATATAATTCAGAGGTT AACCCAGCGGGTGTAGTTACATGGCACTATTGCAAACAAAAAAGCGATGAAAAACAActaggaggtggaggagacGAAGACAAAGAAATAGAAATGGATTGGGATGAAACGCCCCCAAGCAAGCAACATCGCGGCTCACCG AATACAACGGAACAGAGCATTTCACCAGGCACCAATAAGAGGAAGAGAGCGACGCAACAGACGCAAGCCGCGTTGAGAGGATCAGAAA GATTGACTACTCCATTGGGGAGTCCCGTACGCACGTCGCGTGTGCGCTTCTCACCTCCGCAGGCAGAGCTTGCCAACCAAAGTCCGAGGAGCCCAAACAAGCGTGCGGTGACGCCGTACCTGTCGCCAAAACGTCAGGATTTGTTACCGGCACATTGGGAACGCGAACTTGAATCACCCACGCAACTTGACAATAATGACAAGTAA
- a CDS encoding peptidase family S41 protein: MAFFKVVSSALVGGALVVSGAVGTPLGGRASDACAKIAGQSFVAPVDARACLNSFPYNSTLAKNVMDVVEGAISFFTFEEWQKLTPFPFTEASVNLDFEFARIRKTKYKTDYEFNRDLFNVINRLDDGHTLWLPSCYRNAFQNILPAPVVALEKNGAQDIYIAPDTVEFISLLGSNFTSYYDQKGFNWKKYAGAKILTIEGLPAWAYVNLIATTQSGNWVDHNIRVNSVLSSYRVTSNAWAQRLGDIAGSLFPDKDSLTMTVIPVGGTKPEIFDYRSNYLGAPFVDGPSYWTANCVARSTTNGVDERGNQSVAKKISRPKLRPMGTSVDGGAPEGIALPDPYLPTIPIVAGGSGQLKAYILADNKTGVLMVGSFGGDYTKFQTDTVAALAKFKSAGVQQLIVDTTGNGGGYVCLGEFLINALAGTSFGYSGWESSARANPLARKIVAADIAQGIDYMFYSSNNWAFLNNTPQPANYNYMEPPTTFVINGQKDSNSKRFYDICTPYDVQLPAEPAFPPSKILIVGNGMCGSTCALFTGIAYEKLGIKVITFGGNPGQPMNFNGLAGNQVLEWANLDSEIKTAGLKNDPLAPPDLLVNGNIRINWRYAWSWKSKNTPLAFFVERANIRLPYTHETYMNPQNLWNFVAKTYFK, encoded by the exons TGCAAAAATTGCGGGCCAGTCATTTGTTGCTCCAGTGGATGCAAGAGCATGCCTAAA CTCGTTCCCTTACAATTCCACTCTGGCCAAAAACGTGATGGACGTCGTGGAAGGGG CTATTAGCTTCTTTACGTTTGAAGAATGGCAGAAACTAACGCCATTCCCCTTTACCGAAGCCTCGGTGAACTTGGACTTTGAATTTGCACGCATCCGGAAAACCAAATATAAGACTGACTATGAGTTTAATCGCGACCTCTTCAATGTCATCAA CCGCTTAGATGATGGCCATACCT TGTGGCTTCCGAGTTGCTACCGAAATGCGTTCCAAAACATCCTTCCGGCACCGGTTGTAGCCCTTGAGAAGAATGGAGCACAAGACATTTACATCGCGCCAGATACTGTGGAATTCATCTCTTTGCTGGGGTCCAACTTCACATCTTACTACGACCAAAAGGGGTTCAACTGGAAGAAATACGCAGGTGCCAAG ATTTTGACCATCGAAGGGCTTCCAGCATGGGC ATATGTGAACCTGATAGCTACCACTCAATCCGGAAATTGGGTAGACCACAATATCCGGGTTAACTCGGTGCTTAGCTCCTACCGTGTGACGAGTAACGCGTGGGCCCAACGCCTCGGAGATATTGCAGGATCGCTGTTCCCGGACAAGGACAGTCTCACTATGACAGTGATCCCCGTTGGCGGAACTAAGCCAGAAATC TTCGACTACCGTTCAAATTACCTGGGAGCCCCATTCGTTGATGGGCCATCCTACTGGACCGCGAATTGCGTTGCTAGATCTACCACCAATGGCGTTGATGAGCGCGGGAACCAGAGCGTCGCCAAGAAGATTAGTCGCCCTAAGCTGCGCCCGATGGGCACGAGTGTGGATGGCGGTGCTCCAGAGGGCATTGCCCTTCCCGACCCTTATCTACCTACCATTCCTATT GTTGCCGGTGGAAGTGGTCAATTGAAGGCGTACATTTTGGCAG ATAACAAAACTGGGGTG CTGATGGTTGGGTCATTTGGCGGAGATTATACGAAATTCCAAACCGACACTGTCGCCGCTCTGGCAAAATTCAAGAGCGCAGGTGTTCAGCAATTGATTGTCGATACCACAGGCAATGGTGGTGGATACGTGTGTCTAG GCGAATTCCTTATCAATGCTTTGGCCGGGACAAGCTTTGGATATTC TGGCTGGGAATCAAGCGCCCGTGCCAATCCTCTAGCACGCAAGATCGTTGCCGCCGATATCGCCCAAGGCATTGACTACATGTTCTACTCGTCGAACA ATTGGGCATTCTTGAATAACACACCTCAACCTGCCAACTACAACTACATGGAGCCTCCGA CTACTTTCGTTATCAACGGTCAAAAGGACTCGAACTCGAAAAGATTTTATGATATCT GCACGCCATATGACGTTCAGCTTCCTGCCGAACCGGCTTTCCCTCCGTCAAAG ATCTTGATCGTGGGTAATGGAATGTGCGGCTCTACGTGTGCACTGTTCACCGGAATAGCGTATGAGAAACTGGGAATCAAGGTTATTACTTTTGGTGGTAAC CCCGGTCAACCTATGAATTTCAATGGTCTTGCGGGGAACCAAGTCCTCGAATGGGCTAACCTCGATTCAGAGATCAAGACGGCTGGATTGAAGAAT GACCCATTGGCTCCCCCCGATTTGTTGGTAAATGGAAACATCCGTATCAACTGGCGCTATGCGTGGTCCTGGAAATCGAAGAATACGCCTCTGG CCTTCTTTGTTGAACGCGCAAATATCCGACTGCCTTATACCCACGAGACGTATATGAATCCGCAGAACTTGTGGAACTTTGT GGCAAAGACTTATTTTAAGTAA